The sequence ttcatttttgttttactatttaCCTAGAGTTCAGCTTCACTCAACCAGGTGATAAATGTATATACAGGTACTAATTAacttaaaatatacatttttaataccaATACTTTACCGTTCTGGAATTACTTGTACCCGTAGAAGCACCAGACGGTCTCAGGAATGCTGGAATCAAAGCAGCAGCCCCTGGAGTGACAGTCCTTGGAGCTGATATTGGGATATCCACAGTCCTTCCTCATTTTGTGGCTCACATTGCATCCTGCAAACGGTACAACCAAGACATcattgggggagattcagatagagatacaacggcgtaactaattgtacGTGCCCAGTAACATGTACTTCCTCTCATGCATGAGCTGCCTGTGCGCCCCCTGCGGGTCACCCACGGCAAGCTCGGCTCTCTCTGTGATCAGTGAGTCAATGAGACCAAAGACCAGGCcgctttttacaattcggcactgccttactttaactgacaattgcgcggtcgtgcgacgtggctcccaaacaaaattgacgtcctttttcccccacaaatagagctttcttttggtggtatttgatcattactttttgctataataaattcccaaaaaatatataaaaatgtcctcagtttaggccgatacgtattcttctacatatttttggtaaaaaaaatatgcaataagcgttcattgattggtttgcgcaaaagttatagcgtctacaaaatagggaatagctttatggcatttttattaatatattttttttactagtaatggcggcgatcagagatttttatcgtgcctgcggcattatggcggacacatcggacacttttggcattttgataccattgtaatttttacagcgatcagtgcggggaagggttaaccactaggtggcgctgcaggggttaggtgttccctaggaagtgattcttactgttagggggagtggctacacgtgacacgtcactgatgaccgttcccaataacggggaacggtcatcagtgacagtgtcactaggcagaataggggaatgccttgtttacaaaggcattcccctgttctgctcctgccgaccacaatcgcgggactcccgggaacatcgagtttccCAGGACCCACGGCCACATACGCGAGgctgggcggcagattcaaagggacatacctgtagggggcgctgaaggggttaagtgtgacctagggagtgcttctaactgttagggggcgtggcttgccgtgaaacgtcactgatcgctgttaccgatgtcactaggaagaacggggagatgttgtgtttacaatgacatctccccgttcttcagctctgtgacccgatcgcgggacaccggcggacttcgagtccgcgggtcccaagGGCAGGGCCACGGAGCTCACGACAGTGCATCCTGTGCGCTGACGGCGGCGCGTGCACGACCACACgaccggcaaattaaaggggacgtatatatatgcccaTTTGCCCAGTCGTGCAATTCTatcgacgtataagtgcgtgcggtggtcagcaagcggttaaataccaccaaaaaaaagctctcttGGTGTGgaataattgataaaaaaaatgtcatatgggtacagtgtagcatgaccacgcgaTTGTCATTCAaggagtgagagcgctgaaagctgaaaattggcctgggcaggaagggggtttaagtgccctgtaggcaagtggttatttgagcaagctgaagttagaagctgattggctacctggAGAGCTGCACTAAattctaagggctagattcagcaagaacttacgccggcgtatctatagatacgctgcgtaaattcaaagctgcgccggcgtatcttctttctgtattcagaaagcaagatacgccgaaattaggctaagatccggctggcgtaagtctcttacaccgtcgtatcttagggtgcatatttacgctggccgctaggtggcgctgccgtcgatttcagcgtagaatatgcaaatgacctggatacgccgattcagaaacgtacgtgcgcccggcgcattttttttacgtcgtttacgttaggctttttccggcgtaaggttgctcctgctgatatgaggcgtacgcaatgttaagtatggccgtcgttcccgcgtcaaatttttaaatttttacgccgtttgcgtaagtcgttcgcgaatagggctgtacgtaagttacgttcacgtctaaagcattgacgatttgcggcagaatttcgccgttcgtaaaaaacgtcaaatacgtagggtcacagtaaatttaaataaaacacgcccacatcatccaaatttgaattaggcgggcttacgccggagcacatacgttacaccgccgtaacttagggcgcaagttctttcagaatacggaacttgcgccctaatttacggtggcgtaacgtatcagagatacgttacgcccgcacaagattacgcagggctacctgaatctggccctaaatgttcccgttttagtaaatcaaccccattggctGTATCCGATGTTCCAATAAATGTTTCAAAAAGTCTTTCAAGTGCTATGAACTTTTGCTCCTCAGTCCATGGATCTTCCTCCTGGAATGCGCTTCCTCTGTCGCCCCCCAGAGAGGTATCAGCTAGGACCAGAACAGGGTCCTCCTAGGCTACATTTCATGGATCTGCTTCTTTGAAGGAAAAATTTTGGTAGATCCACTGGAACCAATTTCCACTTCTATCGGTCCAACACTATCACACACTTATTAAGACTAATGTCAACCTCTGTATAACAGTAAACACCATACCTTTGAATTTTGGGTGAAAGCACCATTTCACCTCGGGAATGCTCGAATCGAAGCAGCATCCCCGGGAATAACAGTCCTTAGCGCTAATTCCAGGAAAGCCGCATTCTTCCCGCTCTTTGACCTTTATGCTGCACTGGGCTTTATCTAGTAAACATCAGAAAACAAGTGCAATTAATGAATGCTCAGGTACATATATGTCCTCTTTATACAGTTTCCCCAATTATGAAGTGTTTTTTTGAACCAACCACAACACAGCAAGGAAAGTTTGGTCAGGGctacagcagtggcggcccgtccagtGGGGGCACACGGTCGCCTccccccatccatgcatccgccccctgatctacatgcagggcgtcggacacatggattccaatcaggtttttttttttctttttttgaagcatgtgattaaaggaagaggctccaataggcttcaaaaaagtcgCGTGACAAAAGTGAAAGAATATTTGCTATTTTCACACTCCtgcccccaaagaaaaaaaaaacaccagccgtgtacatacctcccaactgtccctgatttcgagggactgtccctgatttggagcaatgtccctctgtccctcattctcctcatttgtctctcattttggtctgatctgtatagttgtatataaaatgcactttttatctatcaaaaagtgtttcccagcgctaaacctgggcggcactgatgggtacttatgggtggcacagatgggcactgataggtgggcactgggcatggatgggcactgaggggtggcactgatggacactgtggggtggcactgatggacactgaggggtccatgttgccagtcagtgcccatttgtgggcactgattggcatctattcttttttttatttgtttgccctttttttatttattttttctgcccttccctggtggtccagtgttggcatccgagggggggctgcactgataaacaatcagcgcaaaccccccctgtcaggagagccgccgatcggctctcctctactcacgtctgtcagacgcgagtgaggaagagcaatcaacggctcttcctgtttacatcgtgatcagccgtgattgaacacggctgatcacgtgataaagagcctccgccggaggctctttactgagatcggagatgcagggtgtcagactgacaccccgcaacaccgatcgccgcgctgtgtgcccccacgggcgcgcgccggcatgaaatcctgcaggacgtcaatagacgtccagtcaggatttcacaaccactttctggacgtcaattgtccactgaccgggcgggaagtggttaagggggcatggcagggggcgtgtcctatgcctacatacttttgatagtaggtgtccctcactcccatctcaaaaagttgggaggtatgcttaaaGGTAATTGGGAAATAGAAAGAATCATGCCGTCCCTATCATCACATCATGACTGCCACATGCAGCACATCTCCTAATGGGAGTTTTTCGAGgggcctctcttttcttttactttttttttggttcccccaaaaaaattctgcAAATCTGGACTTTACCTTCTGTGTTGGAGAAGAAGCACCAGTTCACTTCAGGAATGCTGGAATCAAAGCAACATTTCCTCTTGCTGCACTCTGCATGGCTGATGCCTGGATATCCGCAGTCCCTTCTGTAAAACGGAGCGACACTACACTCCTTCTTGTTTATCACTGTAAGTTTGAGCAGAAAAAAAGAATTACTAATACAAGCTTATGTGAATCATTCAGCCTATCTCATTCTTTATAGCCCAAAACTGGTATTAGTCCATAgcacccaactgtccctgatttcaagggactgtccctgatttggagcaatgtccctctgtccctcctaactcctcatttgtccctcattcctgtctgatctatatagttgtatataacatGCActtatatctttaaaaaaagtgtttcccagagctaaacctttcatcccatttctaaattgctgcaattgtaaatttcaaaagtaagtataaagaaatagtagtggtaaaaaagcacttgtgggtttaaccacttgagatccgcgctatagacaaaagacgtccacagcgcggctctcaagtgccgagtggacgtctttagacgtccttttatgtgcattacccgcgagcgccactggggggcgcgcggcgggtaaccactgtcccggcgcatcgccaaAGAGCCAATGCGTGTACcttgcggccgcgatgtccgccgggtacacgcgatcgtcggtgacacggcaggtgacagcagggacgtggagctctgtgtgtaaacacgaagctccacgtgctgtcagggagagaggagaccgatctgtgtcccttgtacatagggacacagatcggtcacctcccccagtcaccccccacacacccaggatacacacttaaccccttcctcaccccctagtgttaaccccttccctgccagtcacatttatacagtaattagtgcatttttatagcactgatcgctgtataaatgtgaatggtcccaaatttgtgtcaaaagtgtccgatacgtccgccgctattactagtaaaaaaataataataaaataaatcataattctgttccccattttgtaggcgctataacttttgcgcaaaccagtcgcttattgcgattttttttttacaaaaatacgtcgaaaaatacgtatcggccttaactgagaaaaaatatatattttttaaaaaaaaattgggatatttattatagcaacaagtaaaaaatatatatatattttttaaattgtcgctctttttttgtttatagcgcaaaaaataaaaaccgcagaggtgatcaaataccaccaaaataaagctctatttgtgggggaaaaaggacgtaaattttgtttgggagccacgtcgcacgaccgcgcaaatgtcagttaaagcgacgcagtgccggaagctgaaatttcgcctgggaacgaagggggtttatgtgcccagtaagcaagtggttaacgagTCATTTTTTATTGTACAATTCTCTTTTAGGGCAGCGTGTCAGGGGTTGTGTCCTATGTCTGCATACTTttactaataggtgtccctcattcccatctcaaaaggttgggaggtatggtattaCATCTTGGCTGCTGgcagtggcgtcgctagggggtggctattggGGTTATAGCCCCGAATCTGGGGTCAATAGCCCAGAGTCTCTTGCCGCAGGGTCCCTGCCTAACCAGCGGGCCGTGGATGCGGTGGGTGGGCGGTCTGCATGAGAGAGGCGGATGAGAGGAGAGAAGCGAGTGGGCGGACGGAcgagcagagatgacatcatctctccctGCCCGCTCCACAGCACCGCTCTTCCACCCTCACAGCCAGTCCTCTTCAAAAAGGTTGGTGActactgctatgggctctagccccagatatTTTGCAGACCTAGCACCGCCCCTGGCTGCTGGTAAAATTTAAAGTCTTCCCTGCCCTCTCTTGAACAAGTTTATTAATCTCTGTGATTTAGGGATTTATTTGAAAGAATCTATTGAAACTGCATGTACATtcattctatgcaaatgaggCAAAATCGATTGTTCTCAGGTTATACTAGTCTCTGAAGTTTGAATGTGTGAATGGAGAAAATACCAAATTATGGCCACCAGATGGCAGTGGAGCATACTCCCTGTGATCGCCGGGTCCACCTAGTGGTCATAATGCAATATTTTCCCTATTCGCACATTCAAACTGCAGAGAAAAATTCAGTTTTGGCCCAGACAGAACAGATTTACatgtagggctagattcagcaaagaattacgccggcgtatccatagatacgccgcgtaaatgaaaaagttgcgctggcgtatctactttttgtattcagaaagctagatacgccgacattagcctaagatccgactggcgtaattctattacgccgtcgtatcttagggggcatcctcacgctggccgctaggtggcgcttccgttgtttttggcgtagaatatgcaaattacctagctacgtcgattcacaaaggtacgtgcgcccggcgttcgttttttacgtcgtttgcgtaaggctttttcggcgtaacgttgctcctgcttctatgaggcgcactcaatgttaagtatggacgtcgttcccgcttcgatttttgaattttttacgtcgtttgtgtaagtcattcgcgaatacggctggacgtaatttacgttcaagccGAAACCAAtgccgtccttgcgacgtcatttggagcaatgcacactgggatatgtacacggacggcgcatgcgccgttcgtacaagacgtcaatcacgtcaggtcaacacacattaacataaaacacgcccgcccctttacacatttgaattacgcggccccatttacgctacgccgccgcaacttacggagcaagtgctttgtgaatacagcacttgctcctgtaagttgcggtggcgtagcgtaaatacgatacgctgcgccgccgtaagatcaggcgcagatacctgaatctagcccgtagTTTTGATAGCCAAACAGCTAAGctaatgttttaataaatacacCTTTTTAATGCTTCAAAGGTTCCTGTAATTCTTTGCCCAAagtggatttttaaccacttgccgcccgccaatgacagattgacgtcggcaaagtggttgtagaatcctgactggacgtcatatgacgtcctcaggattctgagccgctgcgcgcccccgggggcgcgcatcgcggcgatcgttgttgcggggtgtcagtctgacaccccgcaacttcgatctcggtaaagagtctctcacggagactctttaccacgtgatcagccgtgtcgaatcatggctgatcacgatgtaaacaggaagagccattgatggctcttcctcactcgtgtctgacagacgcgagtagaggagagccgatcggcggctctcctgacagggggggttcgcgctgattatttatcagcgcagccccccctcggatcgccacatggaccaccagggaagggcagataaaaaaaaggctgcaaaaaaaaaaaagcatttaaaaaaaaaagatgccaatcagtgcccacaaatgggcactgactggcaacataggtaaatcagtgtcgccccagtgtccatcagtgccaccccacattgtccatcagtgccactctacagtgtccatcagtgccaccccacagtgcccatccatgcccagtgcccacctatcagtgcccatctgtgccacccataagtagccatcagtgccacccataagtgccgcccatgagtgcccatctgtgccgcctatgagtgcccagtgctgctcatgagtgcccatcagtgccgcccatgagtgcccatcagtgccgcctatgtgtgcccatcagtgccgcctatgtgtgctcatcagtgccgcctatgtgtgcccatcagtgccgcctatgtgtgcccatcagtgccgcatacaagcgccgccaatcagtgccacctcatctgtgcccgtcagtactacctcatcgatgtccatcagtgccatctcatctgtgcccatcagtgccgccatatcagtgcccgtaattgaaagagaaaacgtacttatttacaaaaaaattaacagtaaaaaataaaaacgtatttttttttttaaattttcagtctttttttagttgttgcgcaaaaaaaaaaaatcgcagaggtgatcaaataccaccaaaagaaagctctatttgtggggaaaaaaggacgccaattttgtttgggtacagtgtagcacgaccgcgcaattgccattcaaagtgcgacagtgctgaaagctgaaaatcggcttgggcgggaaggtgtatacgtgcctggtatggaagtggttaaattagacctacaggcaattttttttttttttttttcattttggatagagcaagggagagttataacccctgtcagatttttttttttgttgccatctgtgtcccattacaaagatttttcttcacttcctgttccatagccaaaacaaaaagagaggaaatccctgtaaattaaGGGAATTATTTGGGAACCCCCCAGGTTACCCGAATTAGTGTCCCCATTTGGGGATTTCCtcatctattacttttctggggacaacccaaaatgtgggattttcctttactttcagtttcaataataacaataaacagAAATAGGGAGGGTAAATCTCCTtagcgggggcacagacagcaataaaaacctgacaggcgttCTAATCTTTCTCCACCTTGAATTGGGAGTAACGCAGTttatgagcgtttcgcaatacaagccattattttattttaaatcctGATGCGGTTTGCGAGCCTTGTCTCACaacacaagcaggattcaagcctcttgGGGTGTGCAGtatcgcatttggccagaggtgagggggcgccggtgacactcggattCGCTCTGCGAGCCTCTCCAAGTGTCTCCGAGAGCATCCGAGTGTCTCCAGCGCcctcgcacctctggccacatgcggtactgcatacactagcagtgccactggaacaaattatctgagtttccattgactcctatggggaaacttgctttgatatatgagtgctttggattacaagcattcttctggaactaattatgcttgtaatacaaggtactactgtatatccaaaactgaaaaaaaaaagttttgcctttagtaatactttaaaggggttgtaaggattcgttttttattttctaaataggttcctttaagctagtgcattgttggttcacttaccttttccttccatttcccttctaaatgtttttttttctttgtctgaatttctcacttcctgtttctcctcagtaagctgttctggctgactaacccccagccggctcggatgatgggggcaaactaactgaggagaaacaggaagtgagaaattcaaacaaagaaaacaaagaaaaaaaacatttagaagggaaatggaaggaaaaggtaagtgaaccaacaatgcacaagcttaaccacttaagaaccggaccaatatgctgctaaatgacccaaggggtttttacaattcggcactgcgtcgctttaacagacaattgcgcggtcgtgcgacgtggctcccaaacaaaattggcgtcctttttttccccacaaatagagctttcttttggtggtatttgatcacctctgcggtttttattttttgcgctataaacaaaaatagagcgacaattttgaaaaaaatgcaatatgttttactttttgctgtaataaatatcccccaaaaacatatacataacatttttttcctcagtttaggccgatacgtattcttctacatatttttggtaaaaaaaatcgcactaaacgtttattgattggtttgtgcaaaatttatagcgtttacaaaataggagatagttttattgcatttttattaatttttttttttttactactaatggtggcgatcagcgatttttttcgtgactgcgacattatggcggacacttcggacaattttgatacatttttgggaccattgtcattttcacagcaaaaaatgcatttaaattgcattgtttattgtgaaaatgacagttgcagtttgggagttaaccacaagggggcgctgtaggagttagggttcacctagtgtgtgtttacaactgtaggggggtgtggctgtaggtctgacgtcatcgatcgagtctccctatataaaagggatcactcgatcgatgcagccgccacggggaagcacggggaagccgtgtttacatacggctctccccgttcttcagctctgtggagcgatcgcgagggggcggctataaatgaatagccgcgccctcgtcccggatcgctccctgtgggtttccgaccgccgcatgtagcgggggggtcccgatcagacccccgacccacgtctaggcagggacgtacaggtacgccaatgtgcctgtacgtgccattctgccgaagtacatatacatgcagcggtccggaagtggttaaaggaacctttttagaaaataaaaaacaaacctttaatctTATGTAGTGATTTTTTCTGTTTGAAAACATGCAGATTGTAGTTATGAATATGTCCACTAGAGAGCACTGCAGATCATTTAATTGTATTTTCAATGCAAAAATGATTTTAACAGGCTCTGCTAGAAAGCAAGAGTTGTTCAACCACTACTAGATTCTTCTGCACATAtgcaaattatttatatatttttttcaaattagaCAACATATTTAAAAATTTAGACAACTAATACTAATACATGAATACTAATTATAGCCCGACTCCAATAAAAACATGAAGTTTTGAATAGGGTGAGacagtgaggctgggttcacatacactattttaccaaaagtattgggacacctgcctttacagcaCATGaaaaattagagcggagactgcaaaccaggctttctcgtccaacatcagtgcctgacctcacaaatggcttctagaagaatggtcaaacattcccatagacactcctaaactttgtggacagccttcctagaagagctgaagctgttatagctgcaaagggcggggccaactcaatattgaaccctacggactaaaactgggatgccattaaagttcatgtgcgtgtaatggcaagtgtcccaatacttttggtaatatagtgtatatacaaattggatgtggtttttAACCACATCCAGTTCGCTTAACATGCGAATGTGAATTGCTTTCAATgcagccggttcacacatgtgcgGGGCGGCCGCAGTGCGGTTTCAAAAATGGTCCTGTGCGTATTTGGGTTCCGGTTCAGGTAgaaattcgcacctgaaccggtaAATAAAAACGCACCGGACTGCCGCactgaaactgaggctgcatatgtgtgaacccagcctaaggggtCTTTGTGACActcaggggtctatttataatACATTTGCTGGACAAATGACATACACATTGGTGTAGACTGCATGAATTATGACTGTAATTTCTGTGATAGATAACTTCCTATAATCATCAGCGTTACCAAaatgcagtatacagtattttCTCATTGAGTTATTTCAGAAAGCTATATTGCATattagccactagatggagataacAATCAcaggaattaagggccagattcacagcggagatacgacggagtatctcagatactccatcgtatctctcaggccttgtactcacggcaggacatgtccgatgaaaacggtctgcagaccgtttccatcggacatgtctggccggggactgcccggggacttctgttcgatggctatacacaccatcgaacagaagcccgcgcgtaaacattacgcggggcgtgtccgcggtgtcgccgcgtcgatgacgcggtgtcgccgcgacaatgacgcggcgacgtgggcgggccgccttaaaaatgcttccacgcatgcgtcgaagtcattcgacgcatgcgagggatgcgggcggcaggacatgtacggtaggtctgtacagacgaccgtacatgtccgggcggacaggtttccagcggactgttttaaaacaagtccgggaaacagttgtccgctggaaacctgtccgatccgtcccaaaatggtccgctcgggccaacacacggccaaacatgtctgctgaaactggtctgcggaccagtttcagcagacatgtttggtcgtgagtacggggcctcagagtatctatgtgactgattcatagaatcagttacgcatagatagccctaagatccgacaggtgtaattgttttacactgtcggatcttag comes from Rana temporaria chromosome 2, aRanTem1.1, whole genome shotgun sequence and encodes:
- the LOC120927993 gene encoding integumentary mucin A.1-like; its protein translation is MEKRLIFLSVLLVLGQPGLAKKGSHSHSHSSSSSEEDIVINKKECSVAPFYRRDCGYPGISHAECSKRKCCFDSSIPEVNWCFFSNTEDKAQCSIKVKEREECGFPGISAKDCYSRGCCFDSSIPEVKWCFHPKFKGCNVSHKMRKDCGYPNISSKDCHSRGCCFDSSIPETVWCFYGYK